CGCAGGCTGCACACCGTCAATGCTTAACCAATGGGCTGTGGGGGTCAAAACAGGACGGAAGGGTCAACTCACCCGGCTTACAAATTCAGGCTAGAACCTCTTGTTCGGCAGAATTGAACGGAAGGAGAAGGCAAGATGAGCACACATGGGTTACCTTTGAGGGAAACGTCTAGGGGCACACGGGGCAGGGGCGTGTTGATGATGTCACTCAGGTCCACTTCTTTCTCTTCGTAGAAGTGAAGCTCCCTGCCGCCACCGCTGGCGAAGCGGAAGGGGATGAAATCCTGGGACTGGAAGCCGTACAAGGGCTGCAGGCGAGGGAAGCAGGAGGGCGTCTCAGGGTTAGTGAGAGGATGACACCAGGGACAGAAGGAATACTACCACCAGTTTGACATCACTTCCTTGTTCACAAGTACTTGATGTGGACAGGTGTTGGGACCTTTCTCACCTCTACATTTTTTAGCTTGAGCGCGTTATCGATGTCACTGGTTGTTAATTTGCGCCGCTTTCCATGGTGCATGAACTTAAGAGCATCCTGTGAGAAATATACGGAAAAGGGATTTGAGTTTACGCTACAATGCAACATCACGTAGCAGTTTTATTAGAAGTAGCTGCCACTGCCACTTACCTGGGCAATTTCTTTAATTCTGTAGCTGACCTCGTCACTGAGGGCAACGCAACTCTCCTCTTGCAGCTGGCCTACACCTATAGACTCTGCCATGGCCTTCATTGATTCCGTGGGCACGACCACAGTGCACTGCTTTGGCCGTCGCTCCTCCGCCATGGCTGCTAAGGATCACAGAGTATAGCACCCCGTTATGTTAGGTGGGTGTGTCAGAAACACTTACAATTTAAATTACAACGCATTCTAGAAGCAGACTAGTACACTTAAACACTGCTTGGtttgtgtatacatgcatgCTGTCCTAGCTACTTGCCCTAAGAAGTATCAAAATGCTCGGAATACTGTGTTGTGTTAACAGTTACTTGGGTTGTTGAACCATAAACGGAATAATAGTAAACATGGAACTTTTGCATTAAGGAACATGCCAAATTATTTACAGCAGTTTATACAATTTGAAATAATTGTAATTTGACAAACAGTCAAATTAAGATATCGTGCCGGTTTTGTgctgtttatgttttatttgaccatATAGTGAGACGGGATTCTTCTATTATCGAGGCTATTTCAGCGCTTACTGACTGCGGAACCAAACCATTCGTGTACATGGACGGCGGGGTTTCTCACTGGAAGACGTGTATCCCACCCACAACCCAACACAACCCACTATTCGTGCACAATTACTCaaccaaaatataaataaacatacgAAGGTATTGTTCAGGTGGTTATACAATGCATGCAACAATTTAGTGATTATGAAGTTTCTAGATGTTTAGCTTGAATGCTAGTTATTTAGCCAGCGTTAGCGCTCTTACCCGTGTTGTTGCGATATTGTATCCCAATCAAAGCTGCACGAAAACGTatgcaaataaaacaaattgtgctaatattttcaaaaatatatctgGCCAGAATAATTTCGCAGGATTTATATCCATATTTTCATTTAACTATTTAACTAGAAACTGCTCCAACCTCTTTTTCGGAAATAACGCCATTTTGATTCACGTTGAGCTGGGTCATGTTATCGCGATAACTCGATTCATAAGACAACAAACGCCCTCTACTGGATGTTCAACCACTCATCAGCAAAGGTTCACCAAATACTGAAATAAATACTGTCTTTATTTTATGATATTTGGCGGTTTTTATGGCTGACTTTAAAAACCGTTCTGGCTGTAaaaccttttatttttaaattatgaATGTTTTTACTTAATAGTTGATGGAAACTTCCTTGCGTTTCTGCAGTGGAACTAGCGTCATAACCGAGTAGTTCGGCGCCGGTGACATTTCCCTGCTGCACCCGAAGGAAACGTCAGGAACGTGCATTGCAAGGACACTATAAGACTGCCGGGGTTGTTGGGGTTATAAAACATACAGATTTTGTGCTTTGGGAATAGCAAAAATGTATCGGGGTCTACTCCGTACGGCTCGTCAGTGTGCGTTTAGTCTTCACCAAACGGGTGCTTTACCACCCAAATGCGACAATGCTGCACTTCCAGTGTTCAGGTGGGATATTTTGATCAACTGTTGACCTGCACTGAATGGATCATGTTATCAGTTATACGTTATGACCCTACTTTATTCATCCTGAATTAAATTGTACTCAGTTGTTTCTGTACTGGATGTCAGCCTTTCTCTGTTACGCAgcgttattcattcatttattcggCCCATTACGCGAGGTGGCTTTAGTGCCTTTGTTGATGATGCACTAGTCGCTCCTTTCAAAGTGACAGGTTAGTACCTCTGACCTTGAGCTTTTCCAAAAGAAAGAAGAATCGTAGCAGGAGGCCGTTCACTCCGGATGTTGTTTCATACTGAATTTAGTGTAGATCGCTGTTATTTAGCAAATCTGCTATCTTTGGGCTTGTATTTGGTCGTATGCGTACCCTATGATTAGTTATATCaagtgttgtgtttgttattgccTAATCATATTTGCAGTCTTTGACGTTGGTTCAGATGTCAATGGTGAACATGACAATGTATTGCAAAGTATTTCAGATTGGGATTATTTTTTTCAGAGTAAAGTTAAACACCAGACATTAGTAGCATTTTAGCTGCTGTTGTCCCTATGTTATTCTTTCCCCATATAAGATGTGTCCAAGTAAATAGCTGCCATCTATACATTGGTTTATCACCAGGCTGGGACGCAGCGTTGGAATCCACCCTTTCAACACAAGTTCAACCAGCTACTGTGAAAACAAGGAAAATGCTCCAGCCCCTCCTCAGCTGAAGGACAAGGAAGATGCCCAAAAAGACAGTGCATCGTTGGCAGCACCAACCGACCAGGCGAAGGTGGAGATGACAGCCGAGTGTGAAGGAACCAATCTGCCAGACAATGTTCCACCACCGCCTCAGGCGAAAGACAAAGAAGATGCCCACAAAGACAGTGACTCGTTGGCAACCCCAACTGACCAGGTGAAGGTGGAGATGGCAGCCGAGTGCGAAGGAACCAATCTGCCGGAGCAGGGCGAGACACTGTTGAAGACACCATTGAAGACCGAAGAAGGAAACCAACAGAAAACAGAGGAGAGGCAGCCGAGGGTGAAGACTGGAAAGGAGAGTCTGCTAGACCTTCTGGTAGCCATGAAGGTCGACGTCACCACCAGTAAGAAACGATCTAAAGGCACGAAGATCCCGGCACGCCACGAGCCCACGGTAACGCCCAAGCCAGCCGCTATGGAGAGCACCCACAGCATGTTCCAGAAGGCTACGGTGGAGGCGTCCATCCAGAGGTGAGACGAGAGACGGGGCGGAGTCACCAAGCCTCTGCTAAATCAAACCGCTCCTTCTGAAACACGATGTAATGCAGTCGATGCCCTGGTAGTTGTACTCTTACTGTTGAGTGGTTTAGAATACCTCTAACCAAAGCTATTTGCAGTGATTTATTCAAGATGACTGaaattaatgagcaggtataGCTGTTCTGCATCTTTCTCAGAGATTTAATCAGCGGATCTTTGAATATCAAACCCAGAGCCTTATGGCTGGGAGTTGAcacaccctatccctaaccacaTGCTCTCCCTCAAAGAATAGCCCTACTTTGATTTAGTTATTGATCATGTTTTTCCTCTGCAGTGATGCACAGCCCTCGGTGGCCAGCCTGAGTCCTGAGCTGGTGGCGGCGGCCTCGGCGGCGGCCGCCTCTCTGCCCGACCCCAGCCGGGCCGAGTCTGAGCTCCTGCAGCAGCTGAGGCAGCACGAGGCCGAGCCCGAGGACCACAAGAGAGGGGAGGCCAACAATATAGGGTGCGTTGGACTTGAGAACACATTCTACATGTGGCCACATTAAATGCACGCACTCCTGCAGCCAATGTAGATATAAGAAAATCGTAAGCTCAAATGTCATGCATGATTTGAATGCAGGTTTATTCTGTATTTTATTCTTGTATTCCATGTTGAAAGAGATTCATATTTCATCATTAACGTTTGGACTATTTTCCTCTCAGGAACATCATTGCGGACATGAAGGTGGGCAGGCCGGCCCCCAGACAGCATGCGCGGTCTTCCAACACAATCCACTTTGACGAGGACGGCCGGGGCTACAAGTGAttactttattttatcattgaatTGCGTTTTGTGAATGATTTCTTTTCAGAGTCCTCGTATACACGTGTCTTCTATATTTCTTAGGAAGAGCTTATTTGAAAGGAAAAGACTGGGCATCTTCAACCCTGCTACTGATGAAGAAAGTACAGACGCAGCAATAGGTATGCAATATGGGTGGTACCAAGGTCTGGTTGAACCTACATTCAGCGCTCTGTCGATTTATATGACTTAATAAATGAATCCACGCAGTTAGAATGAGGTTAAATTTTCATTAGCTAGCAGATTGCTATGCTACATTTCAAAAGTCAATTTTGTATTACGGCCTTCCAACGTTCTTCTGACTTTAGCAATCATTTGATGTCATATTTACAGCAGGGCCAAATTTGTGGGACACAGAGTTTGCCAATCTGTTGGTCCGGACAGCCAATCATATGCCGAGGAACGGCTTTGAGGAGATGATCCAGTGGACCAGAGACGGAAGGCTTTGGCAGTACCCGATCGACAACGAAATTGGTGAGAGCTAATAGCTGTATGCTGCAGCATActtacatttattaatttagccgATGCTTATTTCTAAAGATACTGTAAGGAATCACATATCACGGTAGGGGGCGCAGCATCTTGTTCATGGATGTCTACAGTCGGTCCGCGG
The Gadus morhua chromosome 7, gadMor3.0, whole genome shotgun sequence DNA segment above includes these coding regions:
- the mrps31 gene encoding small ribosomal subunit protein mS31, with the translated sequence MYRGLLRTARQCAFSLHQTGALPPKCDNAALPVFRLGRSVGIHPFNTSSTSYCENKENAPAPPQLKDKEDAQKDSASLAAPTDQAKVEMTAECEGTNLPDNVPPPPQAKDKEDAHKDSDSLATPTDQVKVEMAAECEGTNLPEQGETLLKTPLKTEEGNQQKTEERQPRVKTGKESLLDLLVAMKVDVTTSKKRSKGTKIPARHEPTVTPKPAAMESTHSMFQKATVEASIQSDAQPSVASLSPELVAAASAAAASLPDPSRAESELLQQLRQHEAEPEDHKRGEANNIGNIIADMKVGRPAPRQHARSSNTIHFDEDGRGYKKSLFERKRLGIFNPATDEESTDAAIAGPNLWDTEFANLLVRTANHMPRNGFEEMIQWTRDGRLWQYPIDNEIGLEEEAAVAFHEHIFLDRHLEEGFPRQGPVRHFMELVVAGLSRNHHLSVRQKTEHIDWYRTYFQEKEDVLKEAAAFLN